The following coding sequences lie in one Syngnathus scovelli strain Florida chromosome 1, RoL_Ssco_1.2, whole genome shotgun sequence genomic window:
- the LOC125978481 gene encoding E3 ubiquitin-protein ligase TRIM35 gives METPIPLSNVSETPIDPSNVSETPIDLRNVLEDICSLHKKKYTHYCLNDMDFVCRSCKDEQIHAGHEFDTIITAKKRFKDKLCADLQDAKTKLEDYEKIKKDCNDQEKYIKIQREQVETKIKKDFKEFRDFLKVQEEARLSAVKEEEKKKIRMIRNKLKDLQKDIFTLSAEIKSKEKQLKCTARFLKNCKSQKNNKLKLPDKPMQLKGAMLDEAKHVGNLKFNVWEQMNKMVSYSPVILDANTARDELDLSEDLTSVRFGKKQELPNNPERFKRCNVLGIPFVPGKHMWDVEVKDNTDWEVGVAWGDPSLPNDMIIQSIAFCNGEYKMFDEKCHNPPVQRIRIHVEAKKKSISISFSECSPLKELCKTTCQSLGGNISMFPFFRTRDRKPLKIIPIVRCVKTQSQ, from the coding sequence ATGGAGACACCGATACCTCTGAGCAATGTGAGCGAGACACCGATAGATCCGAGCAATGTGAGCGAGACACCGATAGATCTGAGAAATGTGTTGGAGGACATATGCAGCTTGCACAAGAAGAAATACACACACTATTGTTTGAACGACATGGACTTTGTGTGCCGCAGTTGTAAAGATGAACAAATCCACGCTGGCCACGAATTCGATACCATCATTACAGCTAAAAAGCGtttcaaagacaaattgtgtgcCGACCTGCAGGATGCAAAGACAAAACTTGAAGACTATGAAAAGATTAAAAAGGACTGCAACGACCAAGAAAAGTATATCAAGATCCAGAGGGAGCAGGTAGAAACCAAGATTAAGAAAGATTTCAAGGAGTTTCGTGACTTCCTAAAGGTTCAGGAGGAGGCCAGGTTGTCTGCTGTGaaggaggaagagaaaaagaagaTTCGGATGATAAGGAATAAGTTGAAGGATCTCCAAAAAGACATTTTCACTCTCTCAGCTGAGATCAAGTCCAAAGAGAAGCAATTGAAATGTACCGCACGTTTCCTGAAGAACTGCAAgagtcaaaaaaacaataaattgaaGCTGCCAGACAAGCCCATGCAGCTCAAAGGAGCCATGCTGGACGAAGCCAAACATGTGGGTAACCTCAAGTTCAACGTGTGGGAACAAATGAATAAGATGGTCTCCTACAGTCCTGTCATTCTGGACGCAAACACAGCCCGTGATGAGCTCGATCTGTCTGAAGATCTAACCAGTGTGAGGTTTGGAAAAAAGCAGGAGCTTCCAAACAATCCTGAGAGATTCAAGCGGTGCAATGTACTGGGTATACCTTTTGTCCCGGGGAAGCAcatgtgggacgttgaggtgaaAGACAACACTGACTGGGAAGTGGGAGTGGCGTGGGGGGACCCGTCTTTGCCAAATGACATGATCATCCAAAGCATTGCATTCTGTAATGGtgaatacaaaatgtttgatgaaaaatgtcaCAATCCGCCAGTGCAGAGGATCCGAATTCACGTGGaggccaaaaaaaaatcaatttcaattTCATTCTCTGAATGTTCTCCACTAAAAGAATTGTGCAAGACAACTTGTCAATCTTTAGGTGGGAACATAAGCATGTTTCCTTTCTTCAGGACAAGGGATCGAAAGCCACTGAAAATAATTCCAATTGTGCGTTGTGTTAAAACGCAAAGTCAGTAG
- the ghdc gene encoding GH3 domain-containing protein isoform X1 → MSSFRVVVLLFLSATSAAFAVQNQAMPPPAVAAAAVGVCSLVGVSLLWRDIRSKMRGEGRTLSSLLSHYSAVKAVGWLGRRQRAKLEADTLDVRKAQEETLLKRLRKNEHTLYGKRFDFASIKDSDSFRARHPITTYEHYRELVGRVASGEERVLTVEKPLVLAMTSGTSGPSAMLLSTKDTNSDFFFQGVTVCLDAMRRAFPATDSLQRTTKFFYMPTFRQSEAGIPIGPNSSTPASSRHMLHLYTTPPPAFQVASEKDALYLHLLFALRDPSVGTLESNFASNIFYAFTTLQERWQELTEDVECGTVSEALHLEPHLRAELEALSRPDPERAAILRAHFGAGFQGIAGRLWPFLNLVLAVDSGSNQIYGEMLRDNFCSGIPFYSPFYAATEGLIGVNLWPEEPARRYLLCPRSMFCEFLPESHMENDEAPATFLMEDVKEGQNYELVLTNAAGLFRYRIGDVVKVVGFHNQCPIVEFQYRRGQMLNVRGEKMSEALFLDSLKKAVAQWPAARLLDYCCAESVIMGDLVGGCDPHYQVFLELTGVRNLSEEQRHKLDACLQQASVVYRSFRIKGSIGPPRVQLVGRGTFAELRRRMISSSLTSANTFKMQRVLRCKEDAQFLLARTIS, encoded by the exons ATGTCGTCTTTTCGAGTCGTAGTCCTGCTGTTTTTGTCTGCTACATCGGCCGCATTCGCCGTCCAAAATCAGG CAATGCCTCCTCCGGCTGTGGCTGCAGCCGCCGTCGGCGTGTGCTCGCTGGTGGGGGTATCGCTGCTATGGAGGGACATCCGGTCCAAGATGCGAGGCGAAGGCCGGACGCTGAGCAGTTTGCTCAGCCATTACTCGGCCGTCAAGGCGGTGGGCTGGCTGGGCAGGCGGCAGCGGGCCAAGCTGGAGGCCGACACGCTGGACGTGAGGAAGGCCCAGGAGGAGACGCTGCTGAAACGCCTACGGAAGAATGAACATACGCTCTACGGGAAGCGTTTTGACTTTGCTTCAATCAAAG ACAGTGACTCTTTTCGCGCTCGCCATCCCATCACCACGTACGAGCACTATCGTGAACTTGTGGGTCGCGTGGCCTCAGGGGAGGAGCGGGTGCTCACCGTCGAGAAGCCTCTCGTCCTGGCCATGACATCCGGGACATCCGGGCCCAGCGCTATGCTGCTCAGCACCAAGGACACCAACAGTGACTTCTTCTTTCAG GGCGTAACGGTGTGTCTGGATGCCATGCGGCGAGCGTTCCCAGCCACGGACAgcctgcagcgcaccaccaagTTCTTCTACATGCCGACCTTCCGCCAGTCGGAAGCCGGCATTCCCATCGGGCCCAATTCGTCCACGCCGGCCTCATCTCGTCACATGCTCCACCTCTACACCACGCCGCCGCCTGCCTTCCAG GTGGCGAGCGAGAAGGACGCGCTATACCTGCATCTTCTCTTTGCCCTCAGAGATCCCAGCGTAGGAACGCTTGAGTCCAACTTTGCCTCCAACATCTTCTATGCCTTCACCACTTTGCAG GAGCGCTGGCAGGAACTGACGGAGGACGTGGAGTGCGGCACTGTGAGCGAGGCTCTCCATCTGGAGCCACACCTGAGAGCCGAGCTGGAGGCCCTGAGCCGGCCCGACCCGGAGAGAGCGGCCATCCTCCGGGCCCACTTTGGGGCTGGCTTCCAGGGCATCGCCGGCCGCCTCTGGCCCTTCCTCAACTTGGTTCTGGCTGTGGACTCGGGCTCCAATCAGATCTACGGCGAGATGCTGAGGGACAACTTCTGCAGCGGCATCCCTTTCTACTCGCCTTTCTACGCTGCTACGGAAG GTCTGATCGGGGTGAACCTTTGGCCCGAAGAGCCCGCCCGGCGTTACCTGCTGTGCCCTCGCTCCATGTTCTGTGAGTTCCTACCAGAGAGCCACATGGAGAATGACGAGGCACCAGCCACTTTTCTCATGGAGGACGTGAAGGAGGGACAAAACTATGAGCTGGTGCTCACCAACGCCGCCGGGCTCTTCAG GTATCGTATCGGCGATGTGGTGAAAGTGGTGGGATTCCATAACCAATGTCCCATTGTAGAGTTTCAATACAG GCGCGGTCAGATGCTGAACGTTCGTGGTGAGAAAATGTCAGAGGCATTGTTCCTGGACTCTTTGAAGAAAGCCGTGGCGCAGTGGCCCGCTGCTCGCCTGCTCGACTACTGCTGTGCTGAGAGCGTGATTATGG GGGATTTGGTGGGCGGCTGCGACCCGCACTACCAGGTCTTTTTGGAACTGACGGGCGTGAGGAATCTCAGCGAAGAACAGCGCCACAAG CTGGACGCATGCCTGCAACAGGCGTCAGTGGTGTACCGCTCGTTCCGCATCAAAGGCAGCATCggaccgccgcgggtgcagctgGTGGGCCGTGGCACCTTTGCTGAACTGCGCCGGCGCATGATTAGTTCCTCTCTCACCTCAGCCAATACCTTCAAAATGCAACGGGTGTTGCGGTGCAAGGAGGACGCCCAATTCCTGCTGGCCAGAACCATTTCTTGA
- the ghdc gene encoding GH3 domain-containing protein isoform X2 codes for MSSFRVVVLLFLSATSAAFAVQNQAMPPPAVAAAAVGVCSLVGVSLLWRDIRSKMRGEGRTLSSLLSHYSAVKAVGWLGRRQRAKLEADTLDVRKAQEETLLKRLRKNEHTLYGKRFDFASIKDSDSFRARHPITTYEHYRELVGRVASGEERVLTVEKPLVLAMTSGTSGPSAMLLSTKDTNSDFFFQGVTVCLDAMRRAFPATDSLQRTTKFFYMPTFRQSEAGIPIGPNSSTPASSRHMLHLYTTPPPAFQVASEKDALYLHLLFALRDPSVGTLESNFASNIFYAFTTLQERWQELTEDVECGTVSEALHLEPHLRAELEALSRPDPERAAILRAHFGAGFQGIAGRLWPFLNLVLAVDSGSNQIYGEMLRDNFCSGIPFYSPFYAATEGLIGVNLWPEEPARRYLLCPRSMFCEFLPESHMENDEAPATFLMEDVKEGQNYELVLTNAAGLFRYRIGDVVKVVGFHNQCPIVEFQYRRGQMLNVRGEKMSEALFLDSLKKAVAQWPAARLLDYCCAESVIMGDLVGGCDPHYQVFLELTGVRNLSEEQRHKASVVYRSFRIKGSIGPPRVQLVGRGTFAELRRRMISSSLTSANTFKMQRVLRCKEDAQFLLARTIS; via the exons ATGTCGTCTTTTCGAGTCGTAGTCCTGCTGTTTTTGTCTGCTACATCGGCCGCATTCGCCGTCCAAAATCAGG CAATGCCTCCTCCGGCTGTGGCTGCAGCCGCCGTCGGCGTGTGCTCGCTGGTGGGGGTATCGCTGCTATGGAGGGACATCCGGTCCAAGATGCGAGGCGAAGGCCGGACGCTGAGCAGTTTGCTCAGCCATTACTCGGCCGTCAAGGCGGTGGGCTGGCTGGGCAGGCGGCAGCGGGCCAAGCTGGAGGCCGACACGCTGGACGTGAGGAAGGCCCAGGAGGAGACGCTGCTGAAACGCCTACGGAAGAATGAACATACGCTCTACGGGAAGCGTTTTGACTTTGCTTCAATCAAAG ACAGTGACTCTTTTCGCGCTCGCCATCCCATCACCACGTACGAGCACTATCGTGAACTTGTGGGTCGCGTGGCCTCAGGGGAGGAGCGGGTGCTCACCGTCGAGAAGCCTCTCGTCCTGGCCATGACATCCGGGACATCCGGGCCCAGCGCTATGCTGCTCAGCACCAAGGACACCAACAGTGACTTCTTCTTTCAG GGCGTAACGGTGTGTCTGGATGCCATGCGGCGAGCGTTCCCAGCCACGGACAgcctgcagcgcaccaccaagTTCTTCTACATGCCGACCTTCCGCCAGTCGGAAGCCGGCATTCCCATCGGGCCCAATTCGTCCACGCCGGCCTCATCTCGTCACATGCTCCACCTCTACACCACGCCGCCGCCTGCCTTCCAG GTGGCGAGCGAGAAGGACGCGCTATACCTGCATCTTCTCTTTGCCCTCAGAGATCCCAGCGTAGGAACGCTTGAGTCCAACTTTGCCTCCAACATCTTCTATGCCTTCACCACTTTGCAG GAGCGCTGGCAGGAACTGACGGAGGACGTGGAGTGCGGCACTGTGAGCGAGGCTCTCCATCTGGAGCCACACCTGAGAGCCGAGCTGGAGGCCCTGAGCCGGCCCGACCCGGAGAGAGCGGCCATCCTCCGGGCCCACTTTGGGGCTGGCTTCCAGGGCATCGCCGGCCGCCTCTGGCCCTTCCTCAACTTGGTTCTGGCTGTGGACTCGGGCTCCAATCAGATCTACGGCGAGATGCTGAGGGACAACTTCTGCAGCGGCATCCCTTTCTACTCGCCTTTCTACGCTGCTACGGAAG GTCTGATCGGGGTGAACCTTTGGCCCGAAGAGCCCGCCCGGCGTTACCTGCTGTGCCCTCGCTCCATGTTCTGTGAGTTCCTACCAGAGAGCCACATGGAGAATGACGAGGCACCAGCCACTTTTCTCATGGAGGACGTGAAGGAGGGACAAAACTATGAGCTGGTGCTCACCAACGCCGCCGGGCTCTTCAG GTATCGTATCGGCGATGTGGTGAAAGTGGTGGGATTCCATAACCAATGTCCCATTGTAGAGTTTCAATACAG GCGCGGTCAGATGCTGAACGTTCGTGGTGAGAAAATGTCAGAGGCATTGTTCCTGGACTCTTTGAAGAAAGCCGTGGCGCAGTGGCCCGCTGCTCGCCTGCTCGACTACTGCTGTGCTGAGAGCGTGATTATGG GGGATTTGGTGGGCGGCTGCGACCCGCACTACCAGGTCTTTTTGGAACTGACGGGCGTGAGGAATCTCAGCGAAGAACAGCGCCACAAG GCGTCAGTGGTGTACCGCTCGTTCCGCATCAAAGGCAGCATCggaccgccgcgggtgcagctgGTGGGCCGTGGCACCTTTGCTGAACTGCGCCGGCGCATGATTAGTTCCTCTCTCACCTCAGCCAATACCTTCAAAATGCAACGGGTGTTGCGGTGCAAGGAGGACGCCCAATTCCTGCTGGCCAGAACCATTTCTTGA
- the ghdc gene encoding GH3 domain-containing protein isoform X3: protein MPPPAVAAAAVGVCSLVGVSLLWRDIRSKMRGEGRTLSSLLSHYSAVKAVGWLGRRQRAKLEADTLDVRKAQEETLLKRLRKNEHTLYGKRFDFASIKDSDSFRARHPITTYEHYRELVGRVASGEERVLTVEKPLVLAMTSGTSGPSAMLLSTKDTNSDFFFQGVTVCLDAMRRAFPATDSLQRTTKFFYMPTFRQSEAGIPIGPNSSTPASSRHMLHLYTTPPPAFQVASEKDALYLHLLFALRDPSVGTLESNFASNIFYAFTTLQERWQELTEDVECGTVSEALHLEPHLRAELEALSRPDPERAAILRAHFGAGFQGIAGRLWPFLNLVLAVDSGSNQIYGEMLRDNFCSGIPFYSPFYAATEGLIGVNLWPEEPARRYLLCPRSMFCEFLPESHMENDEAPATFLMEDVKEGQNYELVLTNAAGLFRYRIGDVVKVVGFHNQCPIVEFQYRRGQMLNVRGEKMSEALFLDSLKKAVAQWPAARLLDYCCAESVIMGDLVGGCDPHYQVFLELTGVRNLSEEQRHKLDACLQQASVVYRSFRIKGSIGPPRVQLVGRGTFAELRRRMISSSLTSANTFKMQRVLRCKEDAQFLLARTIS, encoded by the exons ATGCCTCCTCCGGCTGTGGCTGCAGCCGCCGTCGGCGTGTGCTCGCTGGTGGGGGTATCGCTGCTATGGAGGGACATCCGGTCCAAGATGCGAGGCGAAGGCCGGACGCTGAGCAGTTTGCTCAGCCATTACTCGGCCGTCAAGGCGGTGGGCTGGCTGGGCAGGCGGCAGCGGGCCAAGCTGGAGGCCGACACGCTGGACGTGAGGAAGGCCCAGGAGGAGACGCTGCTGAAACGCCTACGGAAGAATGAACATACGCTCTACGGGAAGCGTTTTGACTTTGCTTCAATCAAAG ACAGTGACTCTTTTCGCGCTCGCCATCCCATCACCACGTACGAGCACTATCGTGAACTTGTGGGTCGCGTGGCCTCAGGGGAGGAGCGGGTGCTCACCGTCGAGAAGCCTCTCGTCCTGGCCATGACATCCGGGACATCCGGGCCCAGCGCTATGCTGCTCAGCACCAAGGACACCAACAGTGACTTCTTCTTTCAG GGCGTAACGGTGTGTCTGGATGCCATGCGGCGAGCGTTCCCAGCCACGGACAgcctgcagcgcaccaccaagTTCTTCTACATGCCGACCTTCCGCCAGTCGGAAGCCGGCATTCCCATCGGGCCCAATTCGTCCACGCCGGCCTCATCTCGTCACATGCTCCACCTCTACACCACGCCGCCGCCTGCCTTCCAG GTGGCGAGCGAGAAGGACGCGCTATACCTGCATCTTCTCTTTGCCCTCAGAGATCCCAGCGTAGGAACGCTTGAGTCCAACTTTGCCTCCAACATCTTCTATGCCTTCACCACTTTGCAG GAGCGCTGGCAGGAACTGACGGAGGACGTGGAGTGCGGCACTGTGAGCGAGGCTCTCCATCTGGAGCCACACCTGAGAGCCGAGCTGGAGGCCCTGAGCCGGCCCGACCCGGAGAGAGCGGCCATCCTCCGGGCCCACTTTGGGGCTGGCTTCCAGGGCATCGCCGGCCGCCTCTGGCCCTTCCTCAACTTGGTTCTGGCTGTGGACTCGGGCTCCAATCAGATCTACGGCGAGATGCTGAGGGACAACTTCTGCAGCGGCATCCCTTTCTACTCGCCTTTCTACGCTGCTACGGAAG GTCTGATCGGGGTGAACCTTTGGCCCGAAGAGCCCGCCCGGCGTTACCTGCTGTGCCCTCGCTCCATGTTCTGTGAGTTCCTACCAGAGAGCCACATGGAGAATGACGAGGCACCAGCCACTTTTCTCATGGAGGACGTGAAGGAGGGACAAAACTATGAGCTGGTGCTCACCAACGCCGCCGGGCTCTTCAG GTATCGTATCGGCGATGTGGTGAAAGTGGTGGGATTCCATAACCAATGTCCCATTGTAGAGTTTCAATACAG GCGCGGTCAGATGCTGAACGTTCGTGGTGAGAAAATGTCAGAGGCATTGTTCCTGGACTCTTTGAAGAAAGCCGTGGCGCAGTGGCCCGCTGCTCGCCTGCTCGACTACTGCTGTGCTGAGAGCGTGATTATGG GGGATTTGGTGGGCGGCTGCGACCCGCACTACCAGGTCTTTTTGGAACTGACGGGCGTGAGGAATCTCAGCGAAGAACAGCGCCACAAG CTGGACGCATGCCTGCAACAGGCGTCAGTGGTGTACCGCTCGTTCCGCATCAAAGGCAGCATCggaccgccgcgggtgcagctgGTGGGCCGTGGCACCTTTGCTGAACTGCGCCGGCGCATGATTAGTTCCTCTCTCACCTCAGCCAATACCTTCAAAATGCAACGGGTGTTGCGGTGCAAGGAGGACGCCCAATTCCTGCTGGCCAGAACCATTTCTTGA
- the ghdc gene encoding GH3 domain-containing protein isoform X4, producing MTDSDSFRARHPITTYEHYRELVGRVASGEERVLTVEKPLVLAMTSGTSGPSAMLLSTKDTNSDFFFQGVTVCLDAMRRAFPATDSLQRTTKFFYMPTFRQSEAGIPIGPNSSTPASSRHMLHLYTTPPPAFQVASEKDALYLHLLFALRDPSVGTLESNFASNIFYAFTTLQERWQELTEDVECGTVSEALHLEPHLRAELEALSRPDPERAAILRAHFGAGFQGIAGRLWPFLNLVLAVDSGSNQIYGEMLRDNFCSGIPFYSPFYAATEGLIGVNLWPEEPARRYLLCPRSMFCEFLPESHMENDEAPATFLMEDVKEGQNYELVLTNAAGLFRYRIGDVVKVVGFHNQCPIVEFQYRRGQMLNVRGEKMSEALFLDSLKKAVAQWPAARLLDYCCAESVIMGDLVGGCDPHYQVFLELTGVRNLSEEQRHKLDACLQQASVVYRSFRIKGSIGPPRVQLVGRGTFAELRRRMISSSLTSANTFKMQRVLRCKEDAQFLLARTIS from the exons ATGACAG ACAGTGACTCTTTTCGCGCTCGCCATCCCATCACCACGTACGAGCACTATCGTGAACTTGTGGGTCGCGTGGCCTCAGGGGAGGAGCGGGTGCTCACCGTCGAGAAGCCTCTCGTCCTGGCCATGACATCCGGGACATCCGGGCCCAGCGCTATGCTGCTCAGCACCAAGGACACCAACAGTGACTTCTTCTTTCAG GGCGTAACGGTGTGTCTGGATGCCATGCGGCGAGCGTTCCCAGCCACGGACAgcctgcagcgcaccaccaagTTCTTCTACATGCCGACCTTCCGCCAGTCGGAAGCCGGCATTCCCATCGGGCCCAATTCGTCCACGCCGGCCTCATCTCGTCACATGCTCCACCTCTACACCACGCCGCCGCCTGCCTTCCAG GTGGCGAGCGAGAAGGACGCGCTATACCTGCATCTTCTCTTTGCCCTCAGAGATCCCAGCGTAGGAACGCTTGAGTCCAACTTTGCCTCCAACATCTTCTATGCCTTCACCACTTTGCAG GAGCGCTGGCAGGAACTGACGGAGGACGTGGAGTGCGGCACTGTGAGCGAGGCTCTCCATCTGGAGCCACACCTGAGAGCCGAGCTGGAGGCCCTGAGCCGGCCCGACCCGGAGAGAGCGGCCATCCTCCGGGCCCACTTTGGGGCTGGCTTCCAGGGCATCGCCGGCCGCCTCTGGCCCTTCCTCAACTTGGTTCTGGCTGTGGACTCGGGCTCCAATCAGATCTACGGCGAGATGCTGAGGGACAACTTCTGCAGCGGCATCCCTTTCTACTCGCCTTTCTACGCTGCTACGGAAG GTCTGATCGGGGTGAACCTTTGGCCCGAAGAGCCCGCCCGGCGTTACCTGCTGTGCCCTCGCTCCATGTTCTGTGAGTTCCTACCAGAGAGCCACATGGAGAATGACGAGGCACCAGCCACTTTTCTCATGGAGGACGTGAAGGAGGGACAAAACTATGAGCTGGTGCTCACCAACGCCGCCGGGCTCTTCAG GTATCGTATCGGCGATGTGGTGAAAGTGGTGGGATTCCATAACCAATGTCCCATTGTAGAGTTTCAATACAG GCGCGGTCAGATGCTGAACGTTCGTGGTGAGAAAATGTCAGAGGCATTGTTCCTGGACTCTTTGAAGAAAGCCGTGGCGCAGTGGCCCGCTGCTCGCCTGCTCGACTACTGCTGTGCTGAGAGCGTGATTATGG GGGATTTGGTGGGCGGCTGCGACCCGCACTACCAGGTCTTTTTGGAACTGACGGGCGTGAGGAATCTCAGCGAAGAACAGCGCCACAAG CTGGACGCATGCCTGCAACAGGCGTCAGTGGTGTACCGCTCGTTCCGCATCAAAGGCAGCATCggaccgccgcgggtgcagctgGTGGGCCGTGGCACCTTTGCTGAACTGCGCCGGCGCATGATTAGTTCCTCTCTCACCTCAGCCAATACCTTCAAAATGCAACGGGTGTTGCGGTGCAAGGAGGACGCCCAATTCCTGCTGGCCAGAACCATTTCTTGA